The region atctcagtggcgtacaattttttctctttcaaaaaaaaaaaactacctcTTGAAACCCACCAAATTTCACTTGAATAACTCGATCGGTTTCAGAGCAAAAATTAGtcagttttcaagaaaatttcaaCACCCAGTGTCTCGGATCTtaaacattatttattatttttccatgCAAAGTGACCTCTGAAGTCTGTCGTACtcattcactaacaccctgtataatatgtacAAGCACCCAAGTCTCCGACTCCAAATCGGTTATGACGCTATTCtgttatcattttcatttcgtaGAAAAAGGATTACGATGAAGGTACGATAAAATGATAACAATCGTTGATAATTTCTCTGACTTGTCAAAAAATGTCTGGGTTCACGATCATGTTTTTCTTCTATGTTATGGTACCGACCTTATGTTATGATAATTCGAAAGCGAGAATCGTTTACACGACTGTTTACAATTAATAAGAACGGCTCCGTGTTCGACAGGTAACTTTTTAAGGACACACGAAGGTAAATCGTCATCGgttgtatattattattatatatacagAGCCCGTCTATTTTCATTGGTGCCCGTTTCGTTTTTAATGTGCAACACGCTCATCAAGGTCGAGCCACGATAATTACTACACATCTCGATGGAAATGTAACGTCCAATTAGTCGTACTTTTCAACGTCACGCCTGTTCAATATctgaccttttttttttttgatcgtTGAATTCTCgatggaatttgaaaaaaaaattttcatgtatgGAATGCTTTATAAAATTCCCCATCTGAATATTTCGTCTAATATGAAGTTTTGATTATTACATTCGAAGAAAAACATTACAAATCTCAAACCTACAAAAAAAATCGCtgcaaatttaaaatatatcgAAACGGGTCACGAAAAATCTAAAATTAtcgattaaaaaaataattaaatcaatataTCTCCGGAACAATAAGTGCTGAAACTTTGCagtaaaaaaatgtataaactaTCATCGTagcaatatatatattttcaattacatgATTATGTGTTGTTCATTTTTTGatagatgaaaattttcaaattttttgctttaacagtatattctaaaacaagttgcagaatgggctcctattccaacacgaatgcgaaattcgaaaacaagcgacgaaggagcaagttttcgaacgcaagagtgttggaattgccttctgcaacaagtattagacgatattttctctatttcagtcaagttttgtgaaatattgaagaaattcaatgaaaaattcggattttatatcctagtgacttttgtattgtatattggcagttggtgtgactgttactaaaattgacagattacggaatttgaatatgaatcgtacatttcgaattttgaaataattcaaaataacgcattaaattcgtgaattatgtctgacgaaatcgatttaacacagccagaattaagagaaattgcgaataatgttacaaagaatttcactatatccaaattatattatattgacaattaattattgacgtttgttgaaatttgatagaattggaagtaagtatagacaaccacaaaacgaaaaatatatctgaaaacgatgctgtaatgagttcattacaacactgtttttagaactgtaataaactcaatacgatactgaaatagagaaaaatttatagaatccttcaaattttacactatggtttattatttagaaaaaaattatattatgccTAATTTCAGTTGGAATCTCAAACAAATATTGCTTAACGGAATCCTGGAATgtcaaaattcattcaattcagagtcaattttccaaaaattccatAAACAAGAAAGTGCACACCAAAATGTAACATTTTATGCTGATGATGAATCGAACAACAAATCTAGATGGGAAAAATATGTGAATTGTGTTACTGGGTTATCTATCCTTGAACCCTACATAACTGAATCAGACCATTAGAATCTTAATAGGTATTAaccagaaatatttgaaaaggaactgcaattagatatttaaaatagGTCAGATAATGAGAATCAgtgaaaattaaataaacaaaaatagatTTGGGAATCGAATGAGACCTAATCAAATGACCCACGATTggattatgaaaattgaaagaaaaaataattccaactCAAACTATGGGgatggaaaattcaaaataatcgaaACTggtataaataattgaaataattcagtATAACATCGTAGAATAAACTAATGTAATtgttcaagagaaaaatatacgATTCTACTAGCTCGAGAACAAGATGAATGCAAAAAATcgtaaaatcaaatttaaaaataaattattacgtttaaaaataacaaaaacaagtcaataaaaaaaagggaaCGCTTAAAAAACCGACaatgattgaaataaaaaaatcaaacgaaatgataaagaaagaaaaaataaaacacaacAAATTAAAGAGATAACACACGGTAAAAACTATCAAACAAACTAGAGacatataaaaaaatgtataaaaattcgAATTGGCTTGAATAACCGAAAACTAACACCACCCTTCTTCTAATTCCAGAGGAACTCTGCCAGTGCCCCCAAAAATGCGACGAACGAGTACCAAGAGAGGCGAGGGAGCGCCTATTCTACCACTTCTACGGCCTCGGCGAGGCAGACGCCCAAAACCACTTCCTGCGCCAGAACATGGACCTGAGGGCGCGCATGAACATACCAGAATCCACCGAGTCCGGCAGGCCGCCTCGTAGGATAACCTGCAAGTACCTGGTGCCCCTGCTGCCCTCCATGGACCACGTCGAGGTCTGCCAGAAGGCCTTCGTCAGCGCTTTCGTCATCACCACCAAGCGGGTGCGACTCCAGCGCGAGAAGCTCATCTCCAGCCTCGGCCTCAACAGCTACAGCAGCCACAACAGGAGCGCCAAGAGCCAGGCGGCATCTCCACCGCCCCCTCAACCTCCTGTTGAAACCAACAACAACAACGTCAAGAGAATCACCCAGATGCCTTCAACGCCCTCCGCCGTCCGTCAGCAGGAACTGCAGGACCAGCAGGAGCGCACCTGTAAAATCCTGCGGCAGCAGGAGGACTCCGAGATGCCGGACGCGGGGGAAGACAACGAACCAAAGAATTTCCAAATGTCCTTCATACAGCAGCTCAGGGGCACGCAGAAGAGGAAGATCAAGCAGTTGGTCGACAACCCTTTGATACCCCTTGGGCTGTTTTTACCAGACGGAGTTACCATCGCCCCTGTCACTGTGACAGCAGACCACGACAGGGACATAGCTATAGTCAACAACTTCTTCTCCAACCAGCTGTGGAAGCCCGAATACATCGGGACGTACTCATGAGGATGTCTTAACATTTACGCCTTAGCCTTATTTTTCTACCTGATGACCACCGTTTGATGTACTTACTAGGATAATTTTTAAGAAGAtgaatttatatatacatatatacgaAATTTCACAATTTAAGAAAGAGGAATTACCTATACGTattgttatttatatttatatacgtCATAGTTTATTATATACGGAGACTCTATTGATCGTTTTCAAATGAAGATgttttatgttttataaatatatatattaattttttagttAAGAAATGTTAACTCTTATAAGATTATGCCTGTGATCTTGAAAAATGGAAATGCCTTATGGTTTTAGTTATAGCGATCGTGGGTACctaagtcaaaataaaaaatttattgttgtaatattattttgtttattatcgaCTCTGTCACCTGCTATGTTATGGGATTCTGTTTAGTTTATGTTATACTGTTTTATCAAAATAGTACCGGAAATTGGTTGATCAAACAcatttatgttttatttattgtatGGTCTCAAAAATAGGCAACTTCTGATATTACTTATGCCTGGACAAGAATGTGCTTACTTCAACCTTAAGTTTAATATCAATGCAGtaataacatttttcaataatttgagtAACATTGCtcaaaatttctaaaaatactTGAGATGATCTGATAAAATAGAGCACTGTGGTGAAATTCAACTTTGCTCAGATATGAAAGATAGTTGTACCAACTCAGAGATTAAAAAATTCAGGCAATCCTTTCAAGTGAACTTTTCAATCGACCAATTAATTCCTGGTactctcttgatatttttttttatataattatgtttagtttatgatattttcttcaaaacaaTGGAAATGTCTGAGATGTTatgaacaacaacaaaaattttgtttagaTTGTTTTCACTATAATATTCTGtcttgaaataataattgaaaaa is a window of Harmonia axyridis chromosome 2, icHarAxyr1.1, whole genome shotgun sequence DNA encoding:
- the LOC123672535 gene encoding uncharacterized protein LOC123672535, whose protein sequence is MASPSSSLIDRLDKQGIPKSKRKLQKHLRSAGLAYISRTGKLIPAKKVAEELCQCPQKCDERVPREARERLFYHFYGLGEADAQNHFLRQNMDLRARMNIPESTESGRPPRRITCKYLVPLLPSMDHVEVCQKAFVSAFVITTKRVRLQREKLISSLGLNSYSSHNRSAKSQAASPPPPQPPVETNNNNVKRITQMPSTPSAVRQQELQDQQERTCKILRQQEDSEMPDAGEDNEPKNFQMSFIQQLRGTQKRKIKQLVDNPLIPLGLFLPDGVTIAPVTVTADHDRDIAIVNNFFSNQLWKPEYIGTYS